In Serratia marcescens subsp. marcescens ATCC 13880, a single genomic region encodes these proteins:
- the rlmD gene encoding 23S rRNA (uracil(1939)-C(5))-methyltransferase RlmD — MAQFYSPKRRVTTRQSSQILTVTVSDLDPFGQGVARHDGKAVFVPGVLPGEQAEIQLTEDKRQFAKGKLKRLLSRSPQRVEPRCPHFGVCGGCQQQHADEALQQQSKAAALVRMIARETGVTPQQEPVIAGPEYGYRRRARLSLAWQPKLQRLMMGFRQAASSELVAVEHCPVLRPELEQLLAPVRACLSGLQAVRRLGHVELVLADNGPLLVLRHLDALKEADRQALLAFGVREKVAVYLAPDSDRVEKLCGETPYYQVDGLRLDFSPRDFIQVNDAVNQQMVAQALEWLDIQPNDRVLDLFCGMGNFTLPLARRAAAVVGIEGVATLVANGQYNAHKNKLNNASFFHENLEDNVARQPWAAQGFDKVMLDPARAGAAGVMSHIVKLAPARVVYVSCNPTTLARDSNVLLNAGYRLARVRMLDMFPHTGHLESMALFINERAPEVAAK, encoded by the coding sequence ATGGCGCAATTCTACTCTCCCAAACGCCGCGTGACGACCCGGCAGAGCTCACAAATCTTGACCGTGACGGTGAGCGATCTCGATCCTTTTGGCCAGGGCGTGGCGCGCCACGACGGCAAAGCGGTGTTCGTGCCGGGCGTATTGCCGGGCGAGCAGGCGGAAATCCAGTTGACCGAAGACAAGCGCCAGTTCGCCAAAGGCAAGCTCAAACGCCTGCTGAGCCGCAGCCCGCAGCGGGTAGAACCGCGCTGCCCGCATTTTGGCGTGTGCGGCGGCTGCCAGCAGCAACATGCGGATGAGGCGCTGCAACAGCAGAGCAAGGCGGCGGCGCTGGTGCGCATGATCGCCCGCGAAACCGGCGTAACCCCGCAACAGGAACCGGTGATCGCCGGCCCGGAATACGGCTATCGCCGCCGCGCCCGCCTGAGCCTGGCATGGCAGCCGAAGCTGCAGCGCCTGATGATGGGCTTTCGCCAGGCGGCCTCCAGCGAGCTGGTGGCGGTGGAGCACTGCCCGGTGCTGCGGCCGGAGCTGGAACAGCTGCTGGCGCCGGTGCGCGCTTGCCTGAGCGGGCTACAGGCGGTGCGGCGGCTGGGGCATGTGGAGCTGGTGCTGGCGGATAACGGCCCGCTGCTGGTGCTGCGCCATCTCGACGCGCTGAAAGAGGCGGATCGGCAGGCGCTGTTGGCGTTTGGCGTGCGGGAAAAGGTCGCCGTTTATCTGGCGCCGGACAGCGATCGGGTGGAAAAACTGTGCGGTGAAACGCCGTATTATCAGGTTGACGGGCTACGCTTAGACTTCAGTCCGCGCGACTTTATTCAGGTCAATGACGCCGTAAACCAACAAATGGTGGCGCAGGCCCTTGAATGGCTCGATATTCAACCCAATGATCGGGTGCTGGACCTGTTCTGCGGCATGGGCAACTTCACCCTGCCGTTGGCGCGCCGCGCCGCCGCGGTGGTGGGCATCGAAGGTGTTGCCACGCTGGTAGCGAATGGGCAATATAATGCACATAAGAATAAGCTGAATAATGCGTCGTTCTTCCATGAGAATCTGGAGGACAACGTTGCGCGGCAACCTTGGGCAGCACAAGGGTTTGATAAGGTGATGCTGGATCCCGCCCGCGCCGGTGCGGCCGGGGTGATGTCACACATTGTAAAACTGGCGCCGGCACGGGTGGTGTATGTTTCCTGTAACCCCACCACGCTGGCTCGCGACAGCAACGTGCTGTTGAACGCCGGTTATCGTCTTGCGCGCGTGCGGATGTTGGATATGTTTCCGCACACGGGGCATCTTGAATCAATGGCGCTGTTTATCAACGAGCGTGCGCCAGAGGTCGCTGCAAAGTAG
- the relA gene encoding GTP diphosphokinase: MVAVRSAHLNTAGEFALDEWIAGLGLPNPQSCERLAATWRYCEQQTQNHPDASLLLWRGLEMVEILSTLSMDNDSMRAALLFPLVDAGIVQEETLTEAFGKGIVALVHGVRDMDAIRQLKATQNDSMASEQVDNVRRMLLAMVEDFRCVVIKLAERIAHLREVKDAPEDERVLAAKECSNIYAPLANRLGIGQLKWELEDFCFRYLHPEEYKRIAKLLHERRIDREQFIDDFVAGLRAEMANEGIRVEIYGRPKHIYSIWRKMQKKHLAFDELFDVRAVRIVAERLQDCYAALGIVHTHFRHLPDEFDDYVANPKPNGYQSIHTVVLGPRGKTVEIQIRTRQMHEDAELGVAAHWKYKEGAGVTVRSGYEERIAWLRKLIAWQEEMADSGEMLDEVRSQVFDDRVYVFTPKGDVVDLPAGSTPLDFAYHIHSDVGHRCIGAKIGGRIVPFTYQLKMGDQIEIITQKQPNPSRDWLNPNLGYVTTSRGRSKIHNWFRKQDRDKNILAGRQMLDNELEHLGISLKEAEKLLIPRYNMNSLDEVLAAIGGGDIRLNQMVNYLQGKFNKPSAEEQDREALRQLVQQKAPPPARNKDNGRVVVEGVGNLMHHIARCCQPIPGDDIVGFITQGRGISIHRADCDQLVDLQSHAPERIVDAVWGESYSSGYSLVVRVMANDRSGLLRDITTILANEKVNVLGVASRSDTKKQLATIDMDIEIYNQQVLSRVLAKLNQLPDVIDAKRLHGN; encoded by the coding sequence ATGGTTGCGGTAAGAAGTGCACATCTGAATACGGCGGGTGAGTTCGCTCTCGATGAGTGGATCGCCGGCTTGGGGCTACCTAACCCGCAGTCATGTGAGCGATTGGCCGCAACCTGGCGTTATTGTGAGCAGCAGACCCAAAACCATCCCGACGCCTCGCTGCTGCTGTGGCGCGGCCTGGAGATGGTGGAAATTCTCTCGACGCTGAGCATGGACAATGACAGCATGCGCGCCGCGCTGCTGTTCCCGCTGGTGGACGCCGGCATCGTGCAGGAAGAGACCCTGACCGAAGCGTTCGGCAAGGGGATCGTCGCGCTGGTGCACGGCGTGCGCGATATGGACGCCATTCGCCAACTGAAAGCCACCCAAAACGACTCGATGGCCTCCGAACAGGTCGACAACGTGCGCCGCATGCTGTTGGCGATGGTGGAGGATTTCCGCTGCGTGGTCATCAAGCTGGCGGAGCGCATCGCCCACCTGCGCGAGGTGAAAGACGCGCCGGAAGACGAACGCGTGCTGGCGGCGAAAGAGTGTTCCAACATCTACGCCCCGCTGGCTAACCGGCTCGGCATCGGCCAGCTGAAGTGGGAGCTGGAGGATTTCTGCTTCCGCTACCTGCACCCGGAAGAATACAAGCGCATCGCCAAGCTGTTGCATGAGCGCCGCATCGATCGCGAACAGTTCATTGACGATTTCGTCGCCGGGCTGCGCGCAGAAATGGCCAACGAAGGCATTCGGGTGGAGATCTACGGCCGGCCGAAACACATCTACAGCATCTGGCGCAAGATGCAGAAAAAACACCTGGCGTTCGACGAACTGTTCGACGTGCGCGCGGTGCGCATCGTGGCGGAGCGCCTGCAGGATTGCTACGCGGCGTTGGGCATCGTGCATACCCACTTCCGCCATTTGCCGGATGAGTTCGACGACTACGTCGCCAACCCGAAACCCAACGGCTACCAGTCGATCCACACCGTGGTGCTGGGGCCGCGCGGCAAGACCGTCGAGATTCAGATCCGCACCCGGCAAATGCACGAAGACGCCGAGCTGGGCGTGGCCGCGCACTGGAAGTACAAAGAGGGCGCGGGCGTAACCGTGCGCTCCGGCTACGAAGAACGCATCGCCTGGCTGCGCAAGCTCATCGCCTGGCAGGAAGAAATGGCGGATTCCGGCGAGATGCTCGACGAAGTGCGCAGCCAGGTGTTCGACGATCGGGTCTATGTATTTACCCCGAAAGGCGACGTGGTGGATCTGCCGGCCGGCTCCACGCCGCTCGATTTCGCCTACCACATTCACAGCGACGTCGGTCACCGCTGTATCGGCGCCAAGATCGGCGGCCGCATTGTGCCGTTTACCTATCAGCTGAAGATGGGCGATCAGATTGAGATCATCACCCAGAAACAGCCGAACCCGAGCCGCGACTGGCTGAACCCGAACCTGGGATATGTCACCACCAGCCGCGGGCGCTCGAAGATCCACAACTGGTTCCGCAAGCAGGATCGCGACAAGAACATTCTCGCCGGCCGCCAGATGCTGGACAACGAACTGGAACACCTCGGCATCAGCCTGAAAGAGGCCGAAAAGCTGCTGATCCCGCGCTACAACATGAACTCGCTGGACGAGGTGTTGGCGGCGATCGGCGGTGGGGACATTCGCCTGAACCAGATGGTGAATTACCTGCAGGGCAAGTTCAACAAACCGAGCGCCGAAGAGCAGGATCGCGAGGCATTGCGCCAGCTGGTGCAGCAGAAAGCGCCGCCGCCGGCCCGCAACAAGGACAACGGCCGCGTGGTGGTGGAGGGCGTGGGCAACCTGATGCACCACATCGCCCGCTGCTGCCAGCCGATCCCGGGCGACGACATCGTCGGCTTTATCACCCAGGGGCGCGGTATTTCGATCCACCGTGCGGACTGCGATCAGCTGGTCGATTTGCAATCGCACGCGCCGGAGCGCATCGTCGATGCGGTATGGGGCGAAAGCTACTCCAGCGGTTATTCGCTGGTGGTGCGCGTGATGGCCAACGATCGCAGCGGGCTGCTGCGCGACATTACCACCATTTTGGCCAACGAAAAGGTCAACGTGCTGGGCGTCGCCAGCCGCAGCGACACCAAGAAACAGTTGGCCACCATCGACATGGATATCGAAATCTACAACCAGCAGGTGCTGAGCCGGGTGCTGGCGAAGCTGAACCAGCTGCCGGACGTGATAGACGCCAAGCGTCTGCACGGCAACTAA
- the mazG gene encoding nucleoside triphosphate pyrophosphohydrolase, whose product MTQSTPLQRLLNIMKTLRDPQVGCSWDRKQTFATIAPYTLEETYEVLDAIERQDYADLRDELGDLLFQVVFYAQMGQEQGLFDFDEVCTAISDKLERRHPHIFGDAEAGDSEAVAARWEQLKAGERAEKALHSVLDDIPQALPALMKAHKIQKRCASVGFDWNTLGPVLDKVYEEIDEVMHEARQAVVDESKLEEEIGDLLFATVNLSRHLGHKAENALQAANRKFERRFRQVEAIVQQRGLRLEDATLEQMEDAWQQVKRQES is encoded by the coding sequence ATGACCCAATCCACTCCGCTGCAGCGCCTGCTGAACATCATGAAAACGCTGCGCGATCCGCAGGTCGGTTGCTCATGGGACCGCAAGCAAACTTTCGCCACCATCGCGCCCTACACGCTGGAAGAGACTTACGAAGTGCTGGACGCCATCGAGCGGCAGGACTACGCCGATCTGCGCGACGAATTGGGTGATTTGCTGTTCCAGGTGGTGTTCTATGCCCAGATGGGGCAGGAGCAGGGGCTGTTCGATTTCGATGAGGTGTGCACCGCCATCAGCGACAAGCTGGAGCGCCGTCACCCGCATATCTTCGGCGACGCCGAGGCGGGAGACAGCGAAGCCGTGGCGGCGCGCTGGGAGCAGTTGAAGGCCGGCGAGCGCGCCGAAAAAGCGCTGCACTCGGTGCTGGACGACATTCCGCAGGCGCTGCCGGCGTTGATGAAGGCGCACAAGATCCAAAAACGCTGCGCCTCGGTCGGCTTCGACTGGAACACTCTGGGGCCGGTGCTGGACAAAGTGTATGAAGAGATCGACGAAGTGATGCACGAAGCCCGCCAGGCGGTGGTCGATGAGAGCAAGCTGGAAGAGGAGATCGGCGATCTGCTGTTCGCCACGGTGAACCTGTCGCGCCATTTGGGGCACAAGGCGGAGAATGCGCTGCAGGCGGCGAACCGCAAGTTCGAACGTCGCTTCCGCCAGGTGGAAGCGATCGTCCAGCAACGCGGGCTGCGGCTTGAAGACGCCACGCTGGAGCAGATGGAAGACGCCTGGCAGCAGGTGAAGCGCCAGGAAAGTTGA